A single genomic interval of Syntrophorhabdus sp. harbors:
- a CDS encoding class I SAM-dependent methyltransferase, translating to MISYLSPAFNERSDEEVEFLRQVDPNSGFSLFWPDLVEPLLRCSNALNLLEIGAYRGDNTRLLEGYCALHAGRLTVVEPTVLPSLREIVDRSDRIELFEGTSHDALSILGGAVDAVMLEGDLNYYAVYHDLLGIEAMAARLGAFFPVIFLRATGWPYARRDMYYNPSGLPVDAVNTYHWEGVSPWSQDLVAGMINYPYANADREGGPRNGVLTAAEDFVQATDLALKILTFPIHNGLSVIWPAGSAVDGFMEEQIGANLFIRLLETVELARLNGIISRLEEDREAASDRLGRWEALLHRMVRRVFRSVRS from the coding sequence ATGATTTCGTATCTCTCGCCAGCTTTCAATGAACGTTCCGACGAAGAGGTAGAGTTTCTTCGTCAGGTCGATCCGAACAGTGGTTTCTCTCTCTTTTGGCCGGATCTTGTGGAACCACTCCTTCGTTGCAGCAATGCCCTCAATCTGTTGGAGATTGGGGCGTACCGTGGGGATAATACACGCCTTCTCGAAGGATACTGCGCCCTGCACGCCGGCCGGTTGACCGTAGTCGAACCTACCGTCTTACCCTCTTTGCGGGAGATCGTTGACCGTTCGGACAGAATCGAGCTGTTCGAGGGAACCAGTCATGATGCCTTGTCGATTCTCGGTGGAGCTGTTGATGCCGTAATGCTCGAGGGCGATCTGAATTACTACGCGGTTTACCATGATCTGCTTGGGATCGAAGCAATGGCCGCACGTCTCGGGGCGTTTTTTCCCGTCATCTTTCTCAGGGCGACGGGGTGGCCTTATGCCAGGCGTGATATGTATTACAACCCTTCGGGCCTTCCCGTGGACGCCGTGAATACTTATCACTGGGAGGGAGTCTCCCCGTGGTCGCAAGACCTTGTCGCCGGAATGATTAACTACCCCTACGCGAACGCGGACAGGGAAGGGGGCCCACGCAACGGCGTGCTGACAGCAGCGGAGGATTTTGTGCAGGCAACAGATCTGGCATTGAAGATCCTGACCTTTCCCATCCACAATGGCCTCAGCGTCATATGGCCGGCAGGCTCGGCGGTAGATGGTTTTATGGAGGAGCAGATTGGTGCGAATCTCTTCATCCGACTTTTGGAGACAGTGGAGTTGGCTAGGCTCAACGGCATTATCAGCCGCCTTGAAGAGGATCGGGAAGCCGCCTCGGATCGTCTCGGAAGGTGGGAGGCTCTGCTCCATCGCATGGTGCGGAGGGTTTTCAGATCGGTGAGGTCCTGA
- a CDS encoding putative sugar O-methyltransferase, with protein MDPRLKLMLIDFIGRSEATITSAYWSILCRKNVVQLLHMGYENFKQTVALNYFTWVVGKEDPQAVFLTTNLPGHFVADARRRAQNLPSHEFMTREQSTFFDTMTYLLWEFTRGTVGGEMLQELEEPAAGNPPAIELHGRKISQDLANSVLEYHSILRGLPDTGHIGTITEIGGGYGRTAYVFLRKMPWVRYIMADIPPALYIAERYLTGEFPDRKVFRYRPFNDFADVQEEFRAADLVFLMPDQLQLLPDNSTGEDRPSTRRRYAGWR; from the coding sequence ATGGATCCCAGGCTCAAGCTCATGCTCATTGATTTCATCGGGAGGAGCGAGGCCACAATCACATCCGCCTATTGGTCGATTCTGTGCAGGAAGAATGTTGTGCAACTGCTGCATATGGGATACGAGAACTTCAAGCAGACTGTTGCTCTTAACTACTTCACGTGGGTTGTGGGGAAGGAAGATCCTCAGGCGGTCTTTCTCACGACCAACTTGCCCGGACACTTCGTTGCCGATGCAAGGAGGAGGGCACAGAACCTTCCCTCGCATGAGTTCATGACGAGGGAACAGTCAACGTTCTTCGACACGATGACGTATCTTCTGTGGGAGTTTACCCGGGGGACAGTTGGAGGAGAGATGCTCCAGGAACTGGAGGAGCCAGCCGCCGGAAACCCACCGGCTATAGAACTGCATGGAAGAAAAATCTCACAGGACCTCGCAAACTCAGTTCTTGAGTATCATTCTATTTTGCGAGGACTTCCAGATACTGGTCATATAGGGACTATCACGGAGATTGGCGGTGGGTACGGACGTACCGCTTACGTCTTTCTCCGAAAGATGCCGTGGGTCCGGTACATCATGGCCGACATTCCGCCGGCGCTCTACATAGCCGAAAGATATCTGACGGGAGAGTTTCCCGACAGGAAAGTCTTCCGGTATAGGCCTTTCAACGATTTTGCGGATGTGCAGGAGGAGTTTCGGGCGGCGGACCTGGTCTTTCTTATGCCGGACCAGCTGCAGTTATTACCCGACAACTCAACCGGAGAAGACCGGCCATCAACAAGACGCCGATATGCAGGCTGGAGATGA
- a CDS encoding glycosyltransferase family 2 protein has product MTISECIDSVLSQSFSDFEVIVGNDYPLLRISHELLGISDPRARFLNYAENLGELGNMRHLLEQSRGHYFTWLADDDTYAREFLALAYAVLKSQNFPPVLFTGYSIGQTPPKVESEGLSSRVLVLSGRRFLNGYLKRSFKVIGCYGLFDTNYLRKIGGMERLGNGFSPYSDNLLAIR; this is encoded by the coding sequence TTGACCATCTCTGAGTGTATCGATTCTGTCCTCAGCCAGTCATTTTCCGATTTCGAGGTGATCGTCGGGAATGACTACCCTTTGCTAAGGATCTCGCACGAACTGCTCGGTATCAGCGACCCCAGGGCCCGTTTTCTGAACTACGCCGAGAATCTCGGTGAACTGGGGAACATGAGGCATTTACTGGAGCAGAGTCGGGGACACTATTTTACGTGGCTCGCTGACGATGATACATACGCGCGCGAGTTCCTTGCGTTGGCTTACGCCGTGCTCAAGAGCCAGAACTTTCCGCCGGTGCTTTTCACCGGTTACTCAATTGGGCAAACACCTCCCAAGGTCGAGAGCGAAGGCTTGTCCTCGCGGGTTCTTGTGCTTTCAGGGAGGAGGTTTCTGAACGGTTACCTGAAGCGTTCCTTCAAGGTAATAGGCTGTTACGGGTTGTTTGACACGAACTACCTGCGGAAGATCGGGGGTATGGAGAGACTGGGCAATGGTTTCTCTCCGTATTCCGACAATTTGCTCGCAATCAGGTAG
- a CDS encoding NAD(P)-dependent oxidoreductase, which produces MTMERILVTGGAGYVGSILVPALLEQGYKVTVVDSLLFNQSSLLDCCPNRNFDFVRGDICNEGLMSTLVPEHDIIILLAALVGAPACKVSPSLTNLVNYEAHMNIINKISPAQMILFPNTNSGYGVGEKDDFCTEETPLNPISEYGITKVAVEKELLERGNAVTFRLATVFGASPRMRMDLLVNDFTYRAYKDRFIILFEEHFRRNFIHVRDVAKAFIFGISHYDQMKGQAFNVGLSSANLTKRQLCEKIKEHVPDFYIHSAPVGEDPDKRDYIVSNDKIESVGWKPDHSLDDGIIELLKVYRILKVNPFANV; this is translated from the coding sequence ATGACGATGGAAAGGATTCTTGTGACAGGCGGTGCAGGTTATGTCGGATCGATACTGGTCCCGGCACTGTTGGAGCAGGGCTACAAGGTCACCGTTGTCGATTCGCTGCTGTTCAATCAAAGTTCACTCCTCGATTGCTGCCCGAACCGGAACTTTGATTTTGTCAGGGGGGACATCTGCAATGAAGGCCTCATGTCGACGCTGGTGCCGGAGCACGATATCATTATCCTCCTTGCCGCCCTTGTCGGTGCGCCGGCATGCAAGGTGAGCCCGTCTCTCACGAACCTGGTGAATTACGAAGCTCACATGAACATCATAAACAAGATCTCGCCGGCGCAGATGATCCTGTTCCCGAATACGAACAGCGGGTACGGAGTGGGTGAGAAGGATGATTTTTGCACCGAAGAGACGCCTTTAAATCCTATTTCGGAGTATGGTATAACGAAAGTCGCCGTTGAAAAGGAGCTGCTTGAGAGGGGAAACGCCGTGACATTCCGCCTCGCGACGGTGTTCGGGGCCAGCCCAAGGATGCGGATGGATCTTCTCGTGAATGATTTTACCTACCGGGCATACAAGGACCGCTTCATCATTCTTTTTGAAGAGCATTTTCGACGGAATTTCATCCATGTAAGGGATGTGGCCAAGGCCTTCATTTTCGGGATATCTCACTACGATCAGATGAAAGGCCAGGCCTTCAATGTGGGGCTCAGCTCGGCGAATCTTACAAAAAGGCAGCTCTGCGAAAAGATCAAGGAACACGTGCCCGACTTTTACATTCACTCTGCCCCGGTGGGAGAGGATCCGGACAAGCGCGACTACATCGTGAGCAACGACAAGATCGAATCCGTGGGTTGGAAACCGGACCATTCGCTGGACGACGGCATCATCGAGCTCTTGAAGGTCTACAGGATATTGAAAGTGAACCCCTTCGCGAATGTCTGA
- a CDS encoding NTP transferase domain-containing protein, whose translation MNGTTCVILAGGRGTRLDSVVSDRPKVLAQVNGRPFLTFLLDRIVLSGVKDVVLCTGYMADVVLGEIGLGYGPLRITHSPEKRPLGTAGALRNALRHVRSDVFVLMNGDSYADVDLPAYFRWFHERKRDLGLLLASVDDVSRYGRVTIADDGSVTSFREKGEDTGEGLINAGVYIMKREIAAGIIPDVTVSLERDVLPGLIGHSFYGYRWAGRFIDIGTPESYRLAADVLPGRGSIKEQKGLL comes from the coding sequence ATGAATGGGACCACGTGCGTCATCCTTGCGGGCGGGCGGGGAACGAGGCTCGATTCCGTTGTGTCCGACAGACCGAAGGTGCTGGCGCAGGTGAACGGAAGACCTTTCTTAACCTTTCTCCTTGACCGGATAGTCCTTTCAGGGGTAAAGGATGTTGTCCTGTGCACAGGGTACATGGCCGACGTGGTGCTTGGAGAGATAGGGTTGGGGTACGGTCCGCTGAGGATAACCCATTCACCTGAAAAGAGACCGCTTGGAACGGCAGGTGCTTTACGGAACGCGCTTCGGCATGTTCGATCCGATGTTTTTGTCCTTATGAACGGTGACTCTTATGCTGATGTCGACCTGCCGGCATACTTCCGGTGGTTCCATGAGCGGAAGAGGGACCTGGGGCTGCTGCTCGCGTCTGTTGACGATGTGAGCCGCTATGGAAGGGTGACCATCGCAGATGACGGTTCGGTGACATCGTTCAGGGAAAAAGGTGAGGACACCGGCGAAGGTCTTATCAACGCCGGAGTTTACATAATGAAGAGAGAGATCGCGGCCGGGATTATTCCCGACGTGACCGTTTCCCTGGAGAGGGATGTATTGCCCGGATTGATCGGTCATTCCTTCTATGGCTATCGCTGGGCGGGCAGATTCATCGACATAGGGACCCCCGAGTCCTACCGCCTGGCGGCAGATGTTCTGCCGGGCAGGGGCTCCATTAAAGAACAGAAAGGATTGTTATGA
- a CDS encoding kinase, with protein MIICRTPFRISFFGGGTDYPSWYLKNGGDILSTTIDKYCYITLRYLPPFFDHRIRLSYSKIELCETYGQIQHPAAREILRFLDFNRGLEIHYDGDLPARSGMGSSSSFTVCLLHAIYALKGVMVSKEKLAMESIHIEQNMVKETIGSQDQIAAAYGGFNRIIFGEGGRIRTQPVTLTSARKKELNSHLMLFYTGIARTASDVASNYVNDLAKKEGILRKMQAMVKDGIEILQYSGSVHEFGELLHESWMLKRQISPEITNGVVDGYYELARDNGAIGGKILGAGGGGFLLLFVPVSEQARVRKALSDLILVPFRFESQGSQIILYDPPEEDYSEVEKDRDSQRQEQAEHMNGGAVKD; from the coding sequence ATGATCATTTGCAGGACACCGTTCAGGATATCCTTCTTCGGGGGAGGGACCGACTACCCCTCGTGGTATTTGAAGAATGGCGGAGATATTCTGTCAACGACGATAGACAAGTACTGCTACATTACCCTGAGGTACCTCCCTCCATTCTTCGACCATCGTATCCGCCTTTCCTATTCGAAGATCGAACTGTGCGAGACCTACGGGCAGATCCAACATCCGGCGGCGCGGGAGATCCTGCGCTTTCTGGACTTCAACAGGGGACTCGAGATCCACTACGATGGAGACCTGCCGGCGCGAAGCGGAATGGGCTCCAGTTCCTCCTTCACCGTCTGCCTCCTCCATGCCATTTACGCCCTGAAGGGTGTCATGGTGAGCAAGGAGAAGCTGGCCATGGAGAGCATCCATATAGAGCAGAACATGGTGAAGGAGACGATCGGATCCCAGGACCAGATCGCGGCCGCTTACGGCGGTTTCAACAGGATAATCTTTGGAGAGGGCGGCAGGATAAGGACGCAACCCGTTACACTCACATCTGCGAGGAAAAAAGAGCTCAACTCGCACCTGATGCTCTTTTATACCGGCATTGCGAGGACTGCCTCCGATGTCGCGAGCAACTACGTGAACGATCTCGCGAAAAAGGAAGGCATTCTCAGGAAGATGCAGGCGATGGTGAAGGACGGGATCGAGATCCTTCAATACAGCGGCAGCGTCCATGAGTTCGGCGAACTGCTCCACGAGTCGTGGATGCTGAAGAGGCAGATCAGCCCGGAGATCACGAATGGTGTTGTCGATGGGTATTACGAACTGGCCCGCGATAACGGGGCCATCGGGGGCAAGATCCTCGGTGCCGGGGGAGGAGGATTTCTCCTGCTCTTCGTACCGGTGTCGGAGCAGGCGAGGGTGAGGAAGGCGCTCAGCGACCTCATTCTGGTGCCTTTCCGTTTTGAATCACAGGGGAGCCAGATAATACTCTACGATCCTCCCGAAGAGGATTACAGTGAAGTGGAAAAGGACCGCGATTCACAAAGACAGGAACAAGCCGAGCACATGAACGGTGGGGCGGTAAAGGACTGA
- a CDS encoding thiamine pyrophosphate-dependent dehydrogenase E1 component subunit alpha, producing the protein MTISPQTKKMLLHTMLRIRMVQEGIESRYLEDEMKTPVHLCVGQEAIAAGVCAALTREDYIASNHRGHGHYLAKGGDLKALVAELHGRVDGCSKGFGGSMHLIDTSVGHMGSSSIVGGCISIGTGLGLAIKMKGTDQVCAVFFGDGAADEGVLYESINFAVLKRLPVIFILENNGWSVCSSVSARQEGRNIFHYAPPDRLFTGLIDGNDALAVYEAATEAVERARKGLGPSFLECLTYRILPHAGCAAQDASGYRDQEEIDAWRSRCPVERLKTDLVEGGILSPEDVAGMEQEVAGEIEEAFVFAKNSPKPDSGDLEKNLFCE; encoded by the coding sequence ATGACGATATCTCCGCAGACAAAAAAGATGCTCCTTCACACAATGCTGAGGATCAGGATGGTCCAGGAAGGCATTGAGTCCCGTTATCTTGAGGACGAGATGAAAACGCCGGTGCATCTTTGCGTCGGCCAGGAGGCCATTGCCGCCGGTGTGTGTGCCGCCCTCACACGTGAGGACTACATAGCGAGCAATCACAGGGGCCACGGGCATTACCTTGCAAAAGGCGGCGATCTGAAGGCCCTCGTCGCCGAACTGCACGGAAGGGTGGACGGATGCTCGAAGGGGTTCGGCGGGTCGATGCATCTCATCGACACTTCAGTCGGTCACATGGGAAGCTCCTCGATAGTCGGGGGATGCATATCCATAGGAACGGGCCTGGGACTCGCGATCAAGATGAAAGGGACGGATCAGGTCTGTGCCGTCTTTTTCGGTGATGGGGCCGCGGATGAAGGCGTCCTTTATGAGAGCATAAACTTTGCGGTGCTTAAGAGGTTGCCCGTGATCTTTATCCTGGAGAACAACGGGTGGTCGGTGTGTTCCAGTGTCTCCGCGCGGCAGGAGGGCAGGAACATCTTTCATTATGCCCCGCCGGACCGTTTGTTTACGGGTCTGATAGACGGGAACGACGCTCTGGCCGTCTACGAGGCGGCGACCGAGGCCGTGGAGAGAGCGAGGAAGGGACTTGGGCCCTCGTTCCTGGAGTGCCTCACGTATCGTATCCTGCCCCATGCCGGGTGCGCAGCGCAGGATGCAAGCGGGTATCGCGACCAGGAGGAGATAGATGCATGGAGGTCGCGGTGTCCCGTGGAGAGGCTGAAGACGGACCTGGTGGAGGGCGGCATCCTGTCTCCGGAGGATGTTGCCGGCATGGAACAGGAGGTTGCCGGAGAGATAGAAGAAGCTTTTGTTTTCGCGAAGAACAGCCCGAAACCCGATTCGGGCGATCTTGAAAAGAACCTTTTCTGCGAGTGA
- a CDS encoding alpha-ketoacid dehydrogenase subunit beta: MPWSKIKPEDHEPEFLKDHREEGRRIPYSEAVREGLRQSLALDRRVFVMGQGVDDPAGMFGTTKDLHVEFGTDRVFDTPLSETALTGIAVGAALAGMRPVYFHNRPDFLTLAMDQIVNHASKWYYMFGGRVSVPLVVWACIGRGWGSAAQHSQALQAFFFHVPGLKLIMPSTCFDAKGLIISAVRDNNPVVIIDHRFNFKQIGPVPEEMYYVPIGKGAIRRKGRDVTVVAMSHLVIDSFRVSQELESEGIDVELVDPRTLRPLDEEIILASVAKTGRLVVVDCGWRTGGVASEIAAVVAEKAYGSLRAPIARVTCPDVPTPSACELEDAFYIDRNEIKQAILKTVHYKGD; this comes from the coding sequence ATGCCCTGGTCAAAGATAAAACCGGAAGATCACGAACCTGAATTCCTGAAGGATCATCGGGAAGAGGGACGAAGGATACCGTACTCCGAGGCGGTCCGTGAGGGCCTGAGGCAGTCTCTGGCCCTTGATCGGAGGGTTTTCGTGATGGGCCAGGGGGTTGATGACCCCGCGGGCATGTTTGGAACGACCAAAGACCTTCATGTCGAGTTCGGGACGGACCGGGTGTTCGACACGCCGTTATCCGAGACGGCCCTGACGGGTATAGCCGTGGGGGCGGCGCTTGCCGGCATGAGACCCGTCTATTTCCACAACAGGCCCGACTTTCTCACGCTCGCGATGGATCAGATCGTGAACCACGCGTCGAAGTGGTACTACATGTTTGGTGGAAGGGTTTCTGTGCCGCTTGTCGTGTGGGCTTGCATCGGCCGCGGCTGGGGGTCGGCTGCCCAGCATTCGCAGGCGCTTCAAGCCTTCTTCTTTCACGTTCCCGGCCTGAAACTGATCATGCCGAGCACATGCTTTGACGCGAAGGGCCTCATCATCTCTGCTGTCAGGGACAACAATCCAGTCGTGATAATAGATCACCGTTTCAACTTCAAGCAGATTGGCCCGGTGCCGGAGGAAATGTATTACGTGCCCATCGGAAAAGGGGCGATCAGGAGGAAAGGCAGGGATGTTACGGTGGTCGCGATGTCCCACCTCGTTATTGACTCGTTCCGTGTGTCCCAGGAGCTGGAGTCGGAGGGGATAGATGTGGAGCTAGTCGACCCCCGGACGTTGAGGCCCCTGGACGAGGAGATCATACTCGCCTCCGTGGCGAAGACAGGAAGACTGGTCGTTGTTGACTGCGGCTGGAGGACGGGGGGAGTGGCGTCCGAGATAGCCGCCGTGGTCGCCGAAAAGGCGTATGGTTCCCTGAGAGCGCCCATAGCCCGCGTCACCTGTCCCGACGTGCCCACGCCTTCCGCATGTGAGCTTGAGGATGCTTTCTATATAGACAGGAATGAGATCAAGCAGGCCATTTTGAAAACCGTTCATTATAAGGGAGACTGA
- a CDS encoding DegT/DnrJ/EryC1/StrS aminotransferase family protein: MELNWPLMENNITDEDIDVLIEFLRQRPRLTQSGNVQAFESEWSRWLGVRYSVFVNSGASANLITMAAVRHLFGPGEVIVPTLTWVSDIASVIQNGLKPVFVDIDPKNLCMNTDEVLRKVNKRTRAVFLTHVQGFNGLSDKLLKELKKKNVPLVEDVCESHGATFKGRRLGSFGMVSNFSYYFAHHMSTIEGGMVCTNDKDIYETVRMLRSHGMVREASSEKTKRKYTREHPDLSPDFIFAYPAYNVRNTEIGAVLGRSQLKRLDDNNVKRSRNFRLFLDNLDPQKYRTDFDLTGSSNYAFNLVLKNPDVKLRKRVEDAMRSAGVEFRRGSSGGGNQLRQPYLAGIVPEGEYTKYPEIDHVHFFGYYIGNYPDLEETKILQFCKLLNGL, translated from the coding sequence ATGGAGCTGAACTGGCCCCTGATGGAGAACAACATCACCGATGAGGACATCGATGTCCTCATAGAGTTTCTCAGGCAAAGACCCAGGCTCACGCAATCAGGCAACGTCCAGGCCTTTGAATCGGAGTGGTCGCGTTGGCTGGGTGTGCGGTACAGTGTATTCGTCAACTCCGGGGCTTCCGCCAACCTCATCACCATGGCGGCGGTGCGGCACCTCTTCGGACCGGGAGAGGTCATCGTTCCCACGCTGACATGGGTCTCCGATATCGCGTCGGTCATCCAGAACGGTTTGAAGCCCGTGTTTGTGGACATAGATCCGAAGAACCTCTGTATGAATACGGACGAGGTGCTGCGCAAGGTGAACAAGAGAACACGGGCGGTCTTCCTGACCCATGTGCAGGGTTTCAATGGACTCAGCGACAAGCTCCTTAAGGAACTCAAGAAAAAGAACGTCCCCCTCGTCGAGGATGTGTGTGAATCCCATGGAGCGACCTTCAAAGGGCGGAGACTGGGCTCATTCGGGATGGTGTCCAATTTCTCATATTATTTTGCCCATCACATGAGCACCATCGAGGGCGGCATGGTCTGCACCAACGACAAGGATATCTACGAAACCGTGAGAATGCTGAGGTCCCACGGCATGGTCAGGGAGGCCTCCAGCGAAAAGACCAAAAGGAAATATACGAGGGAACACCCGGACCTGTCGCCTGATTTTATCTTCGCCTATCCGGCCTATAACGTTCGCAACACGGAGATAGGGGCGGTGCTCGGCAGGAGCCAGTTGAAGAGGCTAGACGACAATAACGTGAAGCGCAGCAGAAATTTCAGGTTGTTCCTCGACAATCTCGACCCTCAGAAGTACCGGACCGACTTCGACCTCACGGGCAGCAGCAACTACGCCTTTAACCTTGTCCTGAAAAACCCGGATGTGAAACTGCGCAAAAGGGTGGAAGACGCCATGAGAAGCGCGGGGGTCGAGTTCCGCAGGGGAAGCTCGGGTGGAGGCAATCAGCTGAGGCAGCCATATCTGGCAGGGATCGTGCCCGAGGGAGAATATACGAAATATCCGGAGATCGACCACGTTCATTTCTTCGGGTACTACATCGGAAATTACCCTGATCTGGAAGAAACGAAGATCCTCCAGTTCTGCAAGCTTCTTAACGGTCTCTAG